In Williamsoniiplasma luminosum, the genomic stretch ATATTCAAAAAACTTTTAACCATATGATTATATTGAGTATAAAAATCATATTTTTTATCATTGTGTTTGCGTTTTATAGTCATCGATTTAATTGCTTGATGATTATTTCTGAGACTTATTTCTTTGAAATTTTTTGCAAAGGAATACTGAATGATGTAAACCAACGATTTATTTTTTTTATTATACAATGGATTTTTCATGTCAGTTTTATCATGAGAACGATTAAAAAACTCAGTATCTAAGATAATGATTGGCAATTTAATACTATTAAGATTTTTAACTAATTCTTCTTTATCTAAGAAGAAACCTTGATGATCATTGATTTTAAATTCATTTTCGGTTACTTTTTCAATTTTTTTTAGCTTCATTTTTCCTCTATCATAATATATATTTTACATTTTTATTTTTTTAAAGTATTTAAATTTATATAATTAAACTAGAGGTACAAATATGAATGAAAAAAAATTACTAAAAGAAGTGATCGACAATTCTATAATCGAATGATTTAAATTGACTTCAAATCAAGAGTTGAACAAAGTTAGGGAAAATTTACAAGTTATTAAATCCAATTTGCCATTGTTTGAAAAATCAATAGATTTTGATGGAGAACTGCGCAAAACCGAAACTCAATTTGGAGCAATTCAAACAGTTGCTGACATCAAATTCCTAGTTTCAAAACCAGAAATGAGTTTAGAAACTATGATGTTAGGAGATATGTCTAAATTAATGGAAAATATGTTTTCTAACATGTTTAACTCTTTTAATAAAGGTGTTAATTCTGTTTTAAACATCAGAACTGTTCTTGATGAAAAAATTGGATTAGAAGAGCCCTTTGATCAAATTGATCCAAAAGATATTGAATATTTATGTTTTGTAGAATTGAAAAAAATTCACGAAAAATTAAAAGATTTAATTAGCTCTGATCAAAACGATTGTGAAAATGTTTATTCTGAATATGAACAAATGGTAAACAGCACTGACTTGGATTTTATAATGCAAAAAAATGAAATGATCCAAAGATATTATTTAAAATTAAAACCAAATCATGTTATGGAAAATATGATGATTGGTGGAACTGATGAAATGCAAAAAGAAATTCTTGCCTTTCAAAATGTTGTAAATATCACTGGTGAAATTGAGTTATTTATTAAGCTGTTCAAGATTATAAAAGCAAAAATATAAGTTATTTCAAATAACTTATATTTTTTATGTATTCAATTCCTTGCTCGGTTATAACTCTTCCTTTTGGTGTTCTAATTATGAATGAATTCCTAATTAACAAAGGTTCAATAAAATGTAAAATATGATCTTGATTTAAATTTAAATATTGAGACATGTTATTTAAACCTAAAATTTTATGCGAATTTAAATAATTTAAATATTTAATATCATTCAAAATTAAACCTTTGGGATATATTTCCATTCTATGTAAAATGTCATGTAAATATTTTTCATCAACTAAATCTTTATCATCGTTAATAACAAAATCATGAATTCGTTTCAATAAATTAATTGCAATTCTTGGTGTGCTTCTTGAATGATTAGCCAAAATTTTTGAACATGATGGTGCAAAATTTAAATTTAGTTTTTGTGCATTAATCATGATTAAATCTTCAATTTCATTTAAATTATAATTGTCCAATTCAAATTTAATTGGAAATCGATTCAAAAATGGATCGGCCAATCTGCTAATTTCTGTTGTTGCAACAATTAAAGTAAAATCAGGTATTTTTAAATTAATGATTTTTGAATTGTATTCTTTTCCAATGATTACATTCAATTTTCCATCTTCTAAAATCGGATATAGCACTTCTAATAATTCTTTAGATAGAGCATGAACTTCGTCAATAAATAAAATGTCATTTTCTTTAATAAAAGATAAGACAGAAACCAAATCACTTTGTTTTTGCAAACTTGGTCCGTTTAAATAATGCATTTTAACTTTTAAAATTTTGGCTAATAAAAAGGCTAATGAGGTTTTACCCATCCCACTTGAACCAGATATAACTATATGATCCAAAACTTTTTTTTGTTTAATCGCGGAGTTAACAAAAACTTTTAAATTTTGAATAATTTTTTTTTGGCCAAAATATTCAGCCCATGTTTCTGGTCTAAAGTTGTTCATAATTTAACTGTGATAATTTTTTCAAGCTATTTTTTAATAATTCATCTAAACTTAGTTTAGGATCAATTAACTTAATCACTGAAAAAATCTCTTTCTTTTTATAACCCATTTTTTCTAAAGCATTGTAAACATCCAATTGTTTGTTGTTAAATTCATAATTAAAATATTTTTTGTTTAATTCAAACAAAATATTTTTTGCAGTAAAAGTTCCAATCCCTCTGATTGACAAGATTTTTTCAAAATCTTGTTTTTCGATAATTTGCATTCAAACATCCAATTCGAATTTTTCCAATATATTGACAGCCGTTTTCGGCCCCACAGTTCTGATTTGTACTAAATCATTAAAAGCATCTCTCAATTTTTCATCAAGAAACCCATAACTATATTTTTGAAATTCCGTTTCAAAATCAACAACATATAATTTAATATTTTCACCAACAATAATTTTCTCATTTTTCAGATTGATGAAAATAAATTTAAAACCTTGGTTGTTATTTTCTAAAATAATTTCTTCATTTTGTATTTTTATTACTTTTCCAATTAAATAATCCATTTAATCCCCTTAATAGATTAGGAAAAAATAAAAAAAATAACCCTTTTTTCGGTTATTTTTTTAAACTATTTGTATTTACGGTTTTGTTTTTGCTTGTAAATACGTTTTTCTTTTTTACTTAAGTGGTATTCTCGTTTACGAGCTTCTGCCTTATTAGCAGATGCTACTTTTTGGAAACGTTTTAACGCTTTTTCAATTGGTTCACCTTCGTGGACTGTAATTGATGCCATTTTTAAATTCACCTGCCAATTCTCTTATATTATTCTACACAAAAATCAGAGGAAAAACTACTTAATTTTTTTGCTATTTAATTTAATCTCTTCATTATTTTCGTTTCTTAAATAAATAATTGTTTGCAGATTTCCAAAAAAATCATTTTGGTCCTTAATATCATAAATAACATAATCTTTATTTTTATAATTTAAAGTATTACCAATTTTTAAATCACCATTATGATTAATAACGTTTGATGTGGTTGGAAAACCATATTCCTTTTCGTTCAAAGTAAGAATCGTATCGGTCCCGTATTTGGCTTCCATATCCTTTAAAAAATCAAAAGCTTGTTGGGTTTCAACGTTTTGATCATCTTCATCATTTGTTTCAAAATTTGTGTCAAATTCTTCTAACTCATGATTAAAAAATGCTGTATCATCTAAATTTTGAGTTCCATTATCTTCTTCTAAAGTTGAATCAAAAATTTCTGGATTAATTGAATATGTGGGTTCAAAACTAGCAGATTGTTCATCCACAATATC encodes the following:
- the ruvB gene encoding Holliday junction branch migration DNA helicase RuvB, producing the protein MNNFRPETWAEYFGQKKIIQNLKVFVNSAIKQKKVLDHIVISGSSGMGKTSLAFLLAKILKVKMHYLNGPSLQKQSDLVSVLSFIKENDILFIDEVHALSKELLEVLYPILEDGKLNVIIGKEYNSKIINLKIPDFTLIVATTEISRLADPFLNRFPIKFELDNYNLNEIEDLIMINAQKLNLNFAPSCSKILANHSRSTPRIAINLLKRIHDFVINDDKDLVDEKYLHDILHRMEIYPKGLILNDIKYLNYLNSHKILGLNNMSQYLNLNQDHILHFIEPLLIRNSFIIRTPKGRVITEQGIEYIKNISYLK
- the ruvA gene encoding Holliday junction branch migration protein RuvA, with the translated sequence MDYLIGKVIKIQNEEIILENNNQGFKFIFINLKNEKIIVGENIKLYVVDFETEFQKYSYGFLDEKLRDAFNDLVQIRTVGPKTAVNILEKFELDVWMQIIEKQDFEKILSIRGIGTFTAKNILFELNKKYFNYEFNNKQLDVYNALEKMGYKKKEIFSVIKLIDPKLSLDELLKNSLKKLSQLNYEQL
- the rpsU gene encoding 30S ribosomal protein S21; its protein translation is MASITVHEGEPIEKALKRFQKVASANKAEARKREYHLSKKEKRIYKQKQNRKYK